A section of the Pseudomonas prosekii genome encodes:
- a CDS encoding SDR family oxidoreductase, with translation MSAPSVLIAGCGDVGSRLAKQLLVSGWEVHGLRRNISRLPEGVIGVAGDLFNKDCPDTWPIGAVDYLVYCAAATDHDEAGYRAAYVEGLQHVLEWLGDYGQVPKRLLFVSSSSVYGQQEGEWVDETSPTVAGSGYSGRLMLEAEQVALDSGIPASIVRLTGIYGPGREWLLTQVRRGYRVALDPPLYGNRIHADDAAGLMAYLLEANERGVALDDVYIGVDDAPAPLAEVVGWLREYLGVTEWAEDASVRRAGSKRCSNARAKALGWVPQYPTYREGYAAILEGRC, from the coding sequence ATGTCCGCGCCTTCTGTTTTGATCGCCGGCTGCGGTGATGTTGGCAGCCGTCTGGCTAAGCAATTACTGGTTTCAGGCTGGGAGGTTCATGGCTTGCGCCGGAATATCTCGCGGCTGCCCGAAGGGGTGATCGGCGTTGCCGGTGACCTGTTCAATAAGGACTGCCCGGACACCTGGCCGATCGGCGCGGTGGATTACCTGGTGTATTGCGCGGCCGCGACCGATCACGATGAGGCGGGTTATCGCGCCGCTTACGTCGAGGGTTTGCAGCACGTGCTGGAGTGGCTGGGCGATTACGGCCAAGTGCCAAAACGCCTGTTGTTCGTTTCGAGCAGCAGCGTCTACGGCCAGCAGGAAGGTGAATGGGTCGATGAGACCTCGCCGACCGTCGCCGGTAGCGGTTATTCCGGGCGGTTGATGCTCGAAGCCGAGCAAGTGGCGCTCGACAGCGGCATCCCCGCGAGCATTGTGCGGCTGACGGGTATTTACGGGCCGGGCCGCGAGTGGCTGCTGACTCAGGTTCGTCGCGGTTATCGCGTGGCGCTTGATCCGCCACTGTACGGCAACCGCATTCACGCCGATGACGCGGCGGGGTTGATGGCGTATCTGCTTGAAGCGAATGAGCGCGGTGTGGCGCTGGATGACGTCTATATAGGCGTCGACGATGCGCCAGCGCCCCTGGCCGAAGTGGTTGGCTGGTTGCGCGAGTATCTGGGCGTGACCGAATGGGCCGAGGACGCGAGCGTGCGTCGGGCGGGGAGCAAGCGCTGCAGCAATGCTCGGGCGAAGGCGTTGGGCTGGGTGCCGCAATACCCAACCTACCGCGAAGGTTATGCGGCAATTCTCGAGGGCCGCTGCTGA
- the exbD gene encoding TonB system transport protein ExbD gives MGLHLKEGADDDLHENHEINVTPFIDVMLVLLIIFMVAAPLATVDIKVDLPASSAKPAPRPEKPVFLSVKADQRLFLGEDEVKVETLGATLDARTQGKKDTTIFFQADKGVDYGDLMSVMDSLRSAGYLKVGLVGLETAVKK, from the coding sequence ATGGGCTTGCATTTGAAAGAAGGTGCGGACGACGATCTGCACGAGAACCACGAAATCAACGTCACGCCGTTTATCGACGTGATGCTGGTGCTGTTGATCATCTTCATGGTGGCCGCGCCGTTGGCCACCGTGGACATCAAGGTCGACTTGCCTGCCTCCAGCGCCAAACCGGCGCCACGGCCAGAGAAACCGGTGTTCCTCAGCGTCAAGGCTGACCAGCGCCTGTTCCTCGGTGAAGACGAAGTGAAGGTCGAAACCCTCGGCGCCACACTCGACGCCCGGACCCAGGGCAAGAAAGACACGACGATCTTCTTCCAGGCCGATAAAGGCGTGGATTACGGCGACCTGATGAGCGTGATGGACAGCCTGCGCTCGGCCGGTTACCTGAAGGTCGGTCTGGTCGGGCTTGAGACGGCAGTCAAGAAATGA
- the gmk gene encoding guanylate kinase has product MTHSTGTLYIISAPSGAGKSSLVKALTDADQEIRVSVSHTTRAMRPGEVNGVNYHFVTREAFVKMGEHGDFLERAEVFGNLYGTSQSHLQQTLDAGHDLILEIDWQGAEQVRKLMPQARSIFILPPSLEALHQRLTNRGQDSDEIIDGRMREAVSEMSHYVDYDYLIINDNFAHALRDLQAIFRANQLHQKRQQQRNGKLLAELLG; this is encoded by the coding sequence ATGACCCACAGCACCGGCACCCTTTACATCATTTCCGCCCCATCGGGCGCGGGCAAGAGCAGCCTGGTCAAGGCCTTGACCGACGCTGACCAAGAGATTCGCGTCTCGGTTTCGCACACCACCCGCGCCATGCGCCCCGGTGAAGTGAACGGCGTGAACTATCACTTCGTCACGCGTGAAGCGTTTGTGAAGATGGGCGAACACGGCGATTTCCTCGAGCGCGCTGAAGTCTTCGGCAACCTCTATGGCACCTCGCAAAGTCACCTCCAGCAGACGCTGGACGCGGGCCACGACCTGATCCTGGAAATCGACTGGCAGGGCGCCGAGCAAGTGCGCAAGTTGATGCCGCAAGCGCGCTCGATCTTCATTTTGCCGCCATCGCTGGAAGCGTTGCACCAGCGCCTGACCAATCGTGGCCAGGACAGCGACGAAATCATCGACGGGCGGATGCGTGAAGCGGTCAGCGAGATGAGCCACTACGTCGACTACGACTACCTGATCATCAACGACAATTTCGCCCACGCACTGCGCGACCTGCAGGCGATTTTCCGTGCCAATCAGCTGCATCAAAAGCGTCAGCAGCAGCGCAACGGAAAACTTTTGGCCGAATTGCTTGGCTGA
- a CDS encoding DUF4870 domain-containing protein has translation MSDGQELLPTPSQEARQWAMFCHLSALLGIWIPFGTLIGPLILWQMKRESDPFIDAQGKEALNFQITVAIAATISFFLILVVIGFFLLGLIAIAGLVLTIIAGVKANEGVPYRYPFTLRLIK, from the coding sequence ATGAGTGATGGGCAAGAGTTACTTCCTACCCCGAGCCAAGAGGCTCGGCAGTGGGCGATGTTTTGTCACTTGTCCGCCTTGTTGGGGATCTGGATTCCATTTGGTACGTTGATCGGCCCGCTGATCCTCTGGCAGATGAAGCGCGAAAGTGACCCGTTCATTGATGCGCAGGGCAAGGAAGCGCTGAATTTTCAGATCACCGTTGCCATCGCCGCGACCATCTCGTTCTTTTTGATATTGGTGGTCATCGGGTTTTTCCTGCTGGGTCTGATCGCCATCGCAGGTCTGGTACTGACGATCATCGCTGGCGTAAAAGCCAATGAAGGTGTGCCTTATCGGTATCCGTTCACTTTGCGGTTGATCAAGTAA
- a CDS encoding energy transducer TonB family protein — MITTRHKLTRYSGSLAVVLGVHALAIALAVNWTARPPIELPPQAMMVELAPVPAPPPPAPPKVITPPQPPAPVEELPIPKLAEVPKAEIAVPKPVKPKPKPKPPKPVEKKPEPPKEKPSEEKPSDAQPTQAPTEKSAQPAPGPSPAQQAAKASWQGTLLAHLAKYKKYPASAQSRGKEGLNRLRFVVDAEGNVLSYELVGRSGNADLDRATLEMIKRAQPLPKPPADMLNNGSIEIVAPFVYSLEKRRR, encoded by the coding sequence ATGATCACGACGCGCCATAAGCTGACGCGTTACAGCGGGAGCCTGGCCGTGGTGCTCGGCGTGCATGCGCTGGCCATCGCGCTGGCGGTGAACTGGACCGCGCGCCCGCCGATCGAGCTGCCACCGCAGGCGATGATGGTCGAGTTGGCGCCGGTTCCGGCCCCGCCACCGCCCGCCCCGCCGAAGGTGATCACGCCGCCGCAGCCACCGGCTCCGGTGGAAGAACTGCCGATCCCGAAACTGGCGGAAGTGCCGAAAGCCGAGATCGCTGTGCCGAAACCGGTCAAACCCAAGCCAAAGCCTAAACCGCCGAAGCCTGTGGAGAAAAAACCGGAGCCGCCGAAGGAGAAACCGTCCGAGGAAAAACCGAGCGACGCGCAACCGACTCAGGCACCGACCGAGAAATCCGCGCAGCCAGCGCCGGGCCCATCGCCTGCGCAACAGGCCGCCAAGGCCAGTTGGCAAGGCACCCTGCTCGCTCACTTGGCCAAGTACAAAAAGTACCCGGCCAGTGCGCAATCGCGGGGCAAAGAAGGGCTGAACCGCCTGCGCTTTGTGGTCGATGCTGAAGGCAATGTGTTGTCGTACGAACTGGTCGGCCGGTCCGGTAACGCCGATCTGGACCGCGCGACGCTGGAAATGATCAAACGCGCCCAGCCACTGCCCAAGCCACCGGCGGACATGCTGAACAATGGCTCGATTGAAATCGTTGCGCCGTTTGTTTACTCCCTGGAAAAACGCCGGCGTTAA
- a CDS encoding YicC/YloC family endoribonuclease yields MVHSMTAFARVESAGVQGTLSWELRSVNSRYLEPHLRLPESFRDLEGAVREALRQGLSRGKLECTLRFTEESTGKTLQVDRERAAQLVAAAETIADLIKNPAALNPLEVLAWPGVLVGDAADPQALNAEALALFTQGLKELKAGREREGAELARLINDRLTSIEEDVVTLRGLVPQMLATQRQKVLDRFADMKAEMDPQRLEQEMVMLAQKSDVAEELDRLSTHIIEVRRVLKSGGAAGRRLDFLMQELNREANTLGSKAFDPRSTTAAVNLKVLIEQMREQVQNIE; encoded by the coding sequence ATGGTGCACAGCATGACCGCCTTCGCCCGCGTCGAATCCGCCGGCGTCCAAGGCACCCTGAGCTGGGAGCTGCGCTCGGTCAACAGCCGCTACCTGGAACCGCATCTGCGTCTGCCGGAATCCTTTCGCGACCTCGAAGGCGCCGTTCGCGAAGCGCTGCGCCAAGGGTTGTCGCGCGGCAAACTGGAATGCACCTTGCGCTTCACCGAGGAAAGCACCGGCAAAACCCTGCAAGTGGACCGCGAACGCGCCGCGCAGCTGGTCGCCGCCGCTGAAACAATTGCCGACCTGATCAAGAACCCGGCCGCGCTGAACCCGCTGGAAGTGCTCGCCTGGCCCGGCGTGCTGGTGGGCGACGCGGCGGACCCGCAAGCCTTGAACGCCGAGGCACTGGCGCTGTTCACCCAGGGCCTGAAGGAATTGAAGGCTGGCCGCGAGCGCGAAGGCGCGGAGCTGGCCCGGCTGATCAATGACCGCCTGACCTCTATTGAAGAAGACGTCGTGACCCTGCGCGGGCTGGTCCCGCAAATGCTCGCCACCCAGCGCCAGAAAGTCCTCGACCGCTTTGCCGACATGAAAGCCGAGATGGACCCGCAACGCCTGGAACAGGAAATGGTCATGCTCGCGCAAAAGAGCGACGTCGCCGAAGAACTGGATCGCCTGAGCACTCACATCATCGAAGTTCGCCGGGTGCTCAAGTCCGGCGGGGCCGCCGGTCGGCGCCTCGACTTCCTGATGCAGGAACTCAACCGCGAAGCCAACACACTGGGCTCCAAAGCCTTCGACCCGCGCAGCACCACGGCGGCGGTCAACCTCAAAGTGTTGATCGAGCAGATGCGCGAACAAGTGCAGAATATTGAGTAA
- the rph gene encoding ribonuclease PH — translation MKRPSGRVADQLRSIRITRNYTKHAEGSVLVEFGDTKVICTVSVENGVPRFLKGQGQGWLTAEYGMLPRATGERNQREASRGKQGGRTLEIQRLIGRSLRAALDMSKLGDVTLYVDCDVIQADGGTRTASITGAMVALVDALKVIKKRGGLKGGDPLKQMIAAVSVGMYQGEAVLDLDYLEDSAAETDLNVVMTSTGGFIEVQGTAEGAPFQPEDLNAMLELAKKGMNEIFELQKAALAD, via the coding sequence ATGAAACGTCCAAGTGGTCGCGTTGCCGATCAGCTCCGCTCGATCCGCATTACCCGCAACTACACCAAACACGCCGAGGGTTCTGTGCTGGTCGAATTCGGTGACACCAAAGTCATCTGCACCGTCAGCGTCGAAAACGGCGTGCCACGTTTCCTCAAAGGTCAGGGCCAAGGCTGGTTGACCGCTGAATACGGCATGCTGCCGCGTGCCACTGGCGAGCGTAACCAGCGTGAAGCGAGCCGCGGCAAGCAAGGCGGCCGTACCTTGGAAATCCAGCGCCTGATCGGCCGTTCGCTGCGCGCTGCGCTGGACATGTCGAAGCTCGGCGACGTCACCCTGTACGTCGATTGCGACGTGATCCAGGCTGACGGCGGCACCCGCACTGCCTCCATCACCGGCGCCATGGTTGCACTGGTCGATGCGTTGAAAGTGATCAAGAAGCGCGGCGGCCTGAAAGGTGGCGACCCGCTCAAGCAAATGATCGCAGCCGTTTCGGTCGGCATGTACCAGGGCGAGGCTGTGCTTGACCTCGATTACCTGGAAGACTCGGCTGCCGAGACTGACCTGAACGTGGTAATGACCAGCACTGGCGGCTTCATCGAAGTCCAGGGCACCGCTGAAGGCGCGCCGTTCCAGCCGGAAGACCTGAACGCCATGCTGGAATTGGCCAAGAAAGGCATGAACGAGATTTTCGAACTGCAAAAAGCTGCATTGGCTGACTGA
- the rpoZ gene encoding DNA-directed RNA polymerase subunit omega has product MARVTVEDCLNHVENRFELVMLSTKRARQLATGGKEPLVQWENDKPTVVALREIAEGLMSYEFIANAEIVEDEPLFAAFEDESNEAV; this is encoded by the coding sequence ATGGCCCGCGTAACTGTTGAAGACTGCCTGAACCACGTGGAAAACCGTTTTGAGCTGGTCATGCTGTCCACCAAACGTGCCCGTCAACTGGCCACCGGCGGCAAAGAGCCACTGGTTCAGTGGGAAAACGACAAGCCTACCGTTGTAGCGCTGCGTGAAATCGCTGAAGGCCTGATGAGCTATGAGTTCATCGCCAATGCTGAAATCGTCGAAGACGAACCGCTGTTCGCAGCGTTCGAGGACGAGTCCAACGAGGCCGTCTAA
- the spoT gene encoding bifunctional GTP diphosphokinase/guanosine-3',5'-bis pyrophosphate 3'-pyrophosphohydrolase translates to MPSIDALADRLSTYLGKDQVNLVRRAYFYAEQAHDGQRRRSGEAYVTHPLAVANILADMHMDHQSLMAAMLHDVIEDTGIAKEALQAQFGETVAELVDGVSKLTQMNFETKAEAQAENFQKMAMAMARDIRVILVKLADRLHNMRTLEVLSGEKRRRIAKETLEIYAPIANRLGMHAIRIEFEDLGFKAMHPMRSARINQAVKRARGNRKEIVNKIEESLSHCLAIDEIQGEVSGRQKHLYGIYKKMRGKRRAFNEIMDVYAFRIIVDKVDTCYRVLGAVHNLYKPLPGRFKDYIAIPKANGYQSLHTTLFGMHGVPIEIQIRTREMEEMANNGIAAHWLYKSSGDEQPKGTHARARQWVKGVLEMQQRAGNSLEFIESVKIDLFPDEVYVFTPKGRIMELPKGSTAVDFAYAVHTDVGNSCIACRINRRLAPLSEPLQSGSTVEIVSAPGARPNPAWLNFVVTGKARTHIRHALKLQRRSESISLGERLLNKVLNGFDSSLEKIAAERVKAMLAEYRLELIEDLLEDIGLGNRMAYVVARRLLGEGEQLPSPEGPLAIRGTEGLVLSYAKCCTPIPGDPIVGHLSAGKGMVVHLDNCRNISEIRHNPEKCIQLSWAKDVTGEFNVELRVELEHQRGLIALLASSVNAADGNIEKISMDERDGRISVVQLVVSVHDRVHLARVIKKLRALTGVIRITRMRA, encoded by the coding sequence TTGCCGAGCATAGACGCCCTCGCCGATCGCTTATCGACCTACCTCGGCAAGGACCAGGTCAACCTGGTCCGCCGAGCGTATTTCTACGCCGAACAAGCCCACGACGGCCAACGCCGCCGCAGCGGTGAGGCGTACGTCACGCACCCTCTTGCGGTGGCGAATATTCTTGCCGACATGCACATGGACCATCAGAGTTTGATGGCCGCGATGCTGCATGACGTGATCGAAGACACCGGGATTGCCAAAGAAGCGCTGCAAGCGCAGTTCGGCGAAACCGTGGCCGAACTGGTCGACGGGGTCAGCAAACTGACCCAGATGAACTTCGAGACCAAAGCCGAAGCCCAGGCCGAAAACTTCCAGAAAATGGCCATGGCCATGGCGCGCGACATTCGCGTGATCCTGGTCAAGCTCGCCGACCGCCTGCACAACATGCGCACGCTGGAAGTACTGTCCGGCGAAAAACGCCGACGCATCGCCAAGGAAACCCTGGAAATCTATGCGCCCATCGCCAACCGGCTGGGCATGCACGCCATCCGCATAGAATTCGAAGACCTCGGTTTCAAAGCCATGCACCCGATGCGTTCCGCGCGGATCAACCAGGCCGTCAAGCGCGCCCGGGGCAACCGCAAGGAAATCGTCAACAAGATCGAAGAATCCCTGAGCCACTGCCTGGCGATTGATGAAATCCAGGGCGAAGTCAGCGGACGCCAGAAACACCTCTACGGCATCTACAAGAAAATGCGCGGCAAGCGTCGGGCCTTCAACGAGATCATGGACGTCTACGCGTTCCGGATCATCGTCGACAAGGTCGACACCTGCTACCGCGTACTGGGCGCTGTACATAATTTGTACAAACCGTTGCCGGGGCGTTTCAAGGATTACATCGCGATCCCCAAGGCCAACGGCTATCAGTCGCTGCACACCACGCTGTTCGGCATGCACGGCGTACCGATCGAAATCCAGATCCGCACCCGTGAAATGGAAGAGATGGCCAACAACGGCATCGCCGCCCATTGGCTGTACAAATCCAGCGGCGACGAGCAGCCCAAAGGCACTCACGCCCGCGCCCGCCAGTGGGTCAAAGGCGTGCTGGAAATGCAGCAACGTGCCGGCAACTCGCTGGAATTCATCGAAAGCGTGAAGATCGACCTGTTCCCGGACGAGGTATACGTGTTCACGCCCAAGGGCCGGATCATGGAGCTGCCCAAAGGCTCCACGGCAGTCGACTTTGCCTACGCGGTGCACACCGACGTCGGCAACAGCTGCATTGCCTGCCGGATCAACCGCCGTCTCGCGCCGCTGTCCGAACCGCTGCAAAGCGGCTCCACGGTCGAGATCGTCAGCGCCCCCGGCGCGCGGCCAAACCCGGCGTGGCTCAACTTCGTGGTCACCGGCAAGGCGCGCACGCACATCCGCCATGCGCTGAAACTGCAACGCCGCTCAGAGTCCATCAGCCTCGGCGAACGTCTGTTGAACAAGGTGCTCAACGGCTTCGACAGCAGCCTGGAAAAAATCGCCGCCGAGCGGGTCAAGGCAATGCTCGCCGAGTACCGCCTCGAACTGATCGAAGACTTGCTCGAAGACATCGGCCTGGGCAATCGCATGGCGTACGTGGTCGCGCGCCGACTGCTGGGCGAAGGCGAACAGTTGCCGAGCCCGGAAGGTCCGCTGGCGATTCGCGGCACCGAAGGCCTGGTGCTGAGCTACGCCAAGTGCTGCACGCCGATCCCGGGCGACCCGATTGTCGGCCATCTGTCGGCGGGCAAAGGCATGGTCGTGCACCTGGACAACTGCCGCAACATCAGCGAAATCAGGCACAACCCGGAAAAATGCATCCAGCTCTCGTGGGCCAAGGATGTTACCGGCGAATTCAACGTCGAACTGCGCGTCGAGCTGGAACACCAGCGCGGCCTGATCGCTCTGCTGGCCAGCAGCGTCAACGCGGCCGACGGCAATATCGAAAAAATCAGCATGGACGAACGCGATGGTCGCATCAGCGTGGTCCAACTGGTGGTCAGCGTGCACGACCGTGTGCACCTGGCTCGTGTGATCAAGAAACTGCGCGCCTTGACCGGGGTGATCCGCATCACCCGCATGCGTGCGTAG
- a CDS encoding RidA family protein, producing MTKTVITSDKAPAAIGTYSQAIKAGNTVYMSGQIPLDPKTMELVEGFEAQTVQVFENLKSVAEAAGGSFKDIVKLNIFLTDLSHFAKVNEIMGKYFEQPYPARAAIGVAALPKGSQVEMDAILVIE from the coding sequence ATGACCAAAACAGTTATCACCAGCGACAAGGCCCCGGCCGCCATCGGTACTTATTCCCAGGCGATCAAGGCTGGCAATACCGTTTACATGTCGGGTCAAATTCCGCTGGACCCAAAAACCATGGAACTGGTTGAAGGCTTCGAAGCCCAGACCGTCCAGGTGTTCGAGAACCTCAAGTCCGTGGCTGAAGCCGCCGGTGGTTCGTTCAAGGACATCGTCAAACTGAACATCTTCCTTACCGACCTGAGCCACTTCGCCAAGGTCAACGAGATCATGGGCAAGTACTTTGAACAGCCCTACCCTGCCCGCGCCGCCATCGGCGTTGCCGCTCTGCCAAAGGGTTCGCAGGTAGAAATGGACGCCATTCTGGTCATCGAGTAA
- the exbB gene encoding tonB-system energizer ExbB, producing MTRNQFPASPTKRPRAWSAVAALLLSLMIAPVAAFADAQAPAAPAAAATEAAPAPAPAAPVAAPAAADPAPAIDASVADAPEVLEPDNTLGMAHDLSPWGMYQNADIIVKIVMIGLAIASIITWTIWIAKGFELMGAKRRLRNEIVHLKKATTLKEASASATKQGTLANLLVHDALEEMRLSANSREKEGIKERVSFRLERLVAACGRNMSNGTGVLATIGSTAPFVGLFGTVWGIMNSFIGIAKTQTTNLAVVAPGIAEALLATALGLVAAIPAVVIYNVFARSIAGYKAQVSDASAEVLLLVSRDLDHLPTAERSPQPHVVKVG from the coding sequence ATGACACGCAATCAATTCCCCGCTTCGCCTACCAAACGACCTCGCGCCTGGAGCGCTGTGGCCGCTCTGTTGCTCAGCCTGATGATCGCACCGGTCGCCGCTTTTGCTGATGCGCAAGCGCCAGCCGCTCCGGCCGCCGCTGCTACTGAAGCTGCGCCGGCACCTGCCCCAGCCGCGCCAGTCGCCGCGCCTGCTGCTGCCGACCCGGCCCCGGCCATCGATGCTTCCGTTGCAGATGCTCCGGAAGTGCTCGAACCGGACAACACCCTGGGCATGGCCCACGACCTGTCGCCATGGGGCATGTACCAGAACGCCGATATCATCGTCAAAATCGTGATGATTGGCCTGGCCATCGCTTCGATCATTACCTGGACCATCTGGATCGCCAAAGGCTTCGAGCTGATGGGCGCCAAGCGTCGTCTGCGTAACGAAATCGTCCACCTGAAAAAAGCCACCACCCTTAAAGAAGCCAGCGCTTCGGCGACCAAGCAAGGCACCCTCGCCAATCTGCTGGTCCACGACGCGCTGGAAGAAATGCGCCTGTCGGCCAACAGCCGCGAAAAAGAAGGCATCAAGGAACGTGTGAGCTTCCGTCTCGAGCGCCTCGTCGCCGCGTGCGGTCGCAACATGAGCAACGGCACCGGCGTGCTCGCCACCATCGGTTCCACCGCGCCGTTCGTGGGCCTGTTCGGTACCGTGTGGGGCATCATGAACAGCTTCATCGGCATCGCCAAAACCCAGACCACCAACCTCGCCGTCGTCGCTCCGGGTATCGCCGAAGCCTTGCTGGCTACCGCGCTGGGCCTGGTTGCAGCGATTCCGGCCGTGGTCATCTACAACGTCTTCGCCCGCTCCATCGCCGGTTACAAGGCGCAGGTGTCGGACGCCTCTGCTGAAGTCCTGTTGCTGGTCAGCCGTGATCTCGATCACCTGCCGACCGCTGAGCGCTCCCCGCAGCCCCACGTGGTCAAAGTAGGGTAA
- a CDS encoding exodeoxyribonuclease III, which produces MRIISVNVNGIQAAVERGLLSWLQAQNADVICLQDTRASAFELDDPAFQLDGYFLYACEAEVPAQGGVALYSRLQPKAVISGLGFETADRYGRYLQADFDKVSIATLLLPSGQNGDEDLNQKFKLMDDFARYLDKQRRKRREYIYCGSLYVAQQKLDIKNWRDSQQSPGFLAPERAWMDEIVGNMGYVDALREVSREGDQYSWWPDNEQAEMLNLGWRFDYQLLTPGLRRFVRSARLPRQPRFSQHAPLIVDYDWTLTI; this is translated from the coding sequence ATGCGGATCATCAGTGTGAACGTCAATGGTATTCAGGCTGCAGTGGAGCGAGGTTTGCTCAGTTGGCTGCAAGCACAGAATGCCGACGTCATCTGCCTGCAGGACACCCGCGCCTCCGCCTTTGAACTGGACGATCCAGCCTTCCAACTGGATGGCTACTTCCTTTATGCCTGCGAAGCCGAAGTACCCGCCCAAGGTGGCGTGGCTTTGTATTCGCGGCTGCAACCGAAGGCAGTCATCAGCGGTCTCGGGTTCGAGACGGCCGACCGCTACGGGCGCTACCTGCAAGCCGATTTCGATAAGGTCAGCATCGCGACCTTGCTGCTTCCTTCGGGGCAGAACGGCGATGAAGACTTGAACCAGAAGTTCAAGCTAATGGACGATTTCGCCCGTTATCTGGATAAACAGCGACGCAAACGTCGCGAGTACATTTATTGTGGCTCGCTGTACGTGGCGCAACAGAAGCTGGATATCAAGAACTGGCGCGACAGCCAGCAATCCCCGGGCTTCCTGGCACCTGAACGTGCCTGGATGGACGAGATTGTCGGCAACATGGGTTATGTCGATGCCCTGCGCGAAGTCAGCCGTGAAGGCGACCAGTACAGCTGGTGGCCGGACAACGAACAGGCTGAGATGCTCAACCTGGGCTGGCGTTTCGATTACCAGTTGCTGACCCCAGGCCTGCGCCGCTTTGTCCGCAGCGCGCGCCTGCCACGTCAGCCACGGTTCTCGCAGCACGCACCGTTGATCGTGGACTACGACTGGACGCTGACGATCTAA
- the gltS gene encoding sodium/glutamate symporter, whose product MIQLDFYGTLVAASLVLLLGRGLVTRVACLRNYNIPEPVAGGLVVALALLVSRTFDIEVRFDTSLQTPLMLAFFATIGLSADFASLKKGGRVVGVFLLAVAGLLIVQNAMGIGLATMLGLDPLMGLLTGSITLSGGHGTGAAWGTVFSEKYGLASASELAIASATFGLVLGGLIGGPVARLLIKRVQVPGCHTQEAPRLPKGFEQPNKERSITPFSFIETLALIAVSLLVGNLLNGLLQGTALELPTFVCVLFIGVVLRNGLSALGLYQVFEREVSVLGNVSLSLFLAIALMSLKLWDLAALALPIFIILAAQALVMALFAIFVTFRIMGRNYDAAVLAAGHCGFGLGATPTAIANMQAVTQRYGPSQIAFLVVPMVGAFFIDIINVIVIKLYLALPFFAVA is encoded by the coding sequence ATGATTCAGCTCGACTTTTATGGAACGCTGGTGGCCGCTTCCTTAGTGCTTTTGCTGGGGCGCGGACTTGTTACGCGCGTGGCTTGCCTGCGTAATTACAATATTCCCGAACCCGTTGCTGGCGGTTTGGTGGTTGCCCTGGCTCTGCTGGTGTCACGAACGTTTGATATTGAAGTCCGTTTCGATACTTCGTTGCAGACGCCGTTGATGTTGGCTTTTTTTGCCACGATCGGCTTGAGTGCCGACTTCGCCAGCCTGAAGAAGGGCGGTCGCGTAGTAGGCGTTTTCCTGCTGGCAGTGGCCGGACTTCTGATCGTCCAGAACGCAATGGGCATTGGCCTCGCAACCATGCTCGGGCTCGATCCGCTGATGGGGCTGCTGACCGGTTCGATTACGTTGTCGGGCGGTCATGGTACAGGCGCTGCGTGGGGGACGGTGTTCAGTGAGAAGTACGGTCTGGCGTCTGCCTCCGAGCTGGCGATTGCCTCTGCAACGTTTGGCCTGGTGTTGGGTGGCTTGATTGGCGGCCCGGTCGCCCGCCTGCTGATCAAGCGGGTTCAAGTACCTGGCTGCCACACTCAAGAGGCGCCACGCTTGCCAAAAGGCTTTGAGCAGCCGAACAAAGAGCGTTCGATCACGCCATTTTCGTTTATCGAAACCCTCGCGCTGATTGCAGTGAGCTTATTGGTCGGCAATCTTCTGAATGGTTTGCTGCAAGGAACCGCGCTTGAATTGCCGACTTTCGTGTGCGTGCTGTTCATTGGTGTGGTTTTACGCAATGGGCTTTCAGCGCTGGGCTTGTATCAGGTATTCGAGCGTGAAGTGTCCGTGTTGGGTAACGTCAGCCTGTCGCTGTTTCTGGCGATTGCCTTGATGTCGCTGAAACTGTGGGACCTGGCGGCACTGGCCCTGCCGATCTTCATCATTCTGGCTGCGCAAGCGTTGGTCATGGCGTTGTTTGCAATTTTCGTGACGTTCAGAATCATGGGCCGTAACTACGATGCGGCGGTGTTGGCGGCGGGGCACTGCGGTTTCGGGCTGGGTGCAACACCTACGGCCATCGCTAACATGCAGGCGGTAACGCAGCGCTACGGGCCATCGCAGATAGCGTTTCTGGTGGTGCCGATGGTGGGGGCGTTCTTCATCGACATCATTAATGTCATCGTGATCAAGTTGTACCTTGCGCTGCCGTTTTTTGCCGTTGCCTGA